The following nucleotide sequence is from Streptomyces xiamenensis.
GTCATGGCATGGCTGATTCTGGTGATCTCGGGTGCGCTGGAAGCGGTGTGGGCCACCGCGCTGGGCCGGTCGGAAGGCTTCACCAAGCCCGGTCCGTCCGTGGTCTTCGCCGTAGGACTCGTCGGCAGCATGGCCGGCCTCGCGTACGCGATGCGCGATCTTCCCATCGGAACGGCGTACGCGGTGTGGGTGGGCATCGGCGCCACCCTCACCGTCGCGTACGCCATGGTCACCGGCGGTGAGTCGGTGAGCGTGGCGAAGATCGTGTTCCTGACGATGATCGTCGGCGGAGTGGTCGGGCTCAAGGCCGCCCACTGAGCGATGCGGTCCCGGTGCCGGCCGGTGCCGGACCCGCGCCCGGAGCCCGCGGGTCACTCCCGCGGGCTCCCGCCACCCGGACCTGTGCTGCCCTCCTGGGCGGGGACGCGGTCATCCCCGCCCTCCAGGACACGGGCGGCATCGAGTCCGTCGAGGATCGCGGTCACCGTCTCCTCGGGGGTCAGGTCCGAACTGTCCAGCCACAGACCGATCGGCGGAGTCTCCGCGCGCAGCCCCCGGTCCAGGACCTCGACCGTCCAGGGGCCCGGTCCGTACCCGTTCTTGGCCCGGCCGGCCTCCCGCCGGTGCACCGACTCCGGGGACGGGGCCAGCACCACCACGTACACGGGACGAGTGCGCAACCGGGCGAGGTACCGGGGCAGATCCTCACCGAGCACGATGTCCTGAACGATCGCGGTCCAGCCCTCGCGCGCGTACTCGTCGGCCACCAGTGCCGACAGCCGGTGCCGCAGCTCCAGTTGCGCCCGCGCCTCGGCCGCTTCCCCCGGCCGCATCTCCTCGCGCCCCGACACGATCATCCGCCGGAACACATCGCCCCGCACGTGCGCGGCCCGGGGCAGCCGTTCGGCGAGAAGCTGCGCCACGGTGGACTTCCCGGCGGCCATGATTCCGGTGATCAGGACAACGGAGGAACCGAGTGAACGGGTGGTCATTCCACGGATTCTCCCCGGTGCGGTCGGTGGGGTGGAGGCGGGGGCCCACCCGCCGCTACCCGGCCGCCCCGCCGCCCGGCGCGCATGCCCCGGCGACGCGCCGCAGTGCGGCCCCGGCGGGTTCGGCCGGCAGGCGCTCGCCGTTCCGCAGACGCAGGGAGAGCCCGCCGGCCGCCGCCTCCCGGGTGCCGATGACCGCCTGGTAGGGGATCAGCCGGCCCGCGCGGATCCGGGCGGACAGGGTGCCGTGCGACCGGGGAACCAGCTCCACCCGCAGACCGAGGTCCAGCGCCCGGGACCGCACGTCGTCCGCCAGCGCCAGCTGGTCGTCGCCCACCGGCAGGATCGCCAGCTGCACCGGCGCCAGCCAGGCCGGGAACGCGCCACCGTGCCGCTCGATCAGATGGGCCACCACGCGCTCCACGCTGCCGATGATGCTGCGGTGGACCATCACCGGGCGGTGCGCGGCCCCGTCCGCGCCGGTGTAGCGCAGATCGAACCGCTCCGGCTGGTGGAAGTCGACCTGCACGGTCGACAGGGTGGAC
It contains:
- a CDS encoding DMT family transporter, producing MAWLILVISGALEAVWATALGRSEGFTKPGPSVVFAVGLVGSMAGLAYAMRDLPIGTAYAVWVGIGATLTVAYAMVTGGESVSVAKIVFLTMIVGGVVGLKAAH
- a CDS encoding AAA family ATPase, which encodes MTTRSLGSSVVLITGIMAAGKSTVAQLLAERLPRAAHVRGDVFRRMIVSGREEMRPGEAAEARAQLELRHRLSALVADEYAREGWTAIVQDIVLGEDLPRYLARLRTRPVYVVVLAPSPESVHRREAGRAKNGYGPGPWTVEVLDRGLRAETPPIGLWLDSSDLTPEETVTAILDGLDAARVLEGGDDRVPAQEGSTGPGGGSPRE